One window of the Etheostoma spectabile isolate EspeVRDwgs_2016 chromosome 16, UIUC_Espe_1.0, whole genome shotgun sequence genome contains the following:
- the add1 gene encoding alpha-adducin isoform X27: MNGNSGAGVVTAPPPTTAPHKERYFDRVDESSPEYQRERNMAPDLRQDFNMMEQRKRVSMILQSPAFCDELETMIQDQLKKGKTPTSLLALQQIADFMTTSMPSMYPAAPQGGMAALNMSLGMVTPVNDLRGSDSISYDKDEKLLRCKLAAFYRLADLFGWSELIYNHITVRVNSDQERFLIIPFGLLYSEVTASSLVKINFQGEIVDRGSTNLGVNQAGFTLHSAIYAARPDVKCIVHIHTSAGGAVSAMKCGLLPISPEALSLGEVAYHDYQGILVDEEESTLIQRNLGPNSKVLILRNHGLVSVGETVEEAFYYIHNLVTACEIQVRTLASAGGPDNLVLLDPTKYKSRPRVPEPAVDRPSAHPKWLVGEQEFEALMRMLDNLGYRTGYPYRCPALRDKAKKHSEVEIAPSTHGGYSYGEDSDSGARSPMKQSFQRGQRDKTRWLNASGRPDEPCEDGPDGSSPKSKPKVWTNITHDHVKPLLQSLSSGVCVPSCITNCLWTKEDGLRQSAAANQFIPMNTNPKEVLEMRNKIREQNLQDITTAGPQSQVLCASTIVERSFTQGELVTASKAIIEKEYQPKVIVSKQGPNPFTKLTDQELEEYRKEVELKQKGPEVQGRDDSREGSASYPEPETLPRGRASVPTPLQSSTESPSLEIAPPPTATPASERGSSSIVLSSGAEPPQGGTDSADDVFSTAEFFSAPDSPHKEFHCAVVRALSKEPLVLAAAKAEQAPDLEQLEEPEEEERKSQKPTTTPPSTPIRAEEGDGNTKEYLLP; this comes from the exons ATGAACGGCAACTCAGGTGCCGGTGTGGTGACGGCCCCCCCTCCCACCACAGCCCCACACAAGGAGCGGTACTTCGACCGGGTGGATGAGAGCAGCCCGGAGTACCAGAGGGAGAGAAACATGGCACCCGACCTGCGGCAGGACTTCAACATGATGGAGCAGAGGAAGAGGGTCTCCATGATACTACAGAGCCCG GCATTCTGCGATGAGCTGGAGACAATGATCCAGGATCAGCTGAAGAAGGGCAAGACTCCCACGAGCCTGTTGGCTCTGCAGCAGATCGCAGACTTTATGACCACCAGCATGCCTTCCATGTATCCCGCTGCACCTCAGGGAGGCATGGCGGCGCTCAACATGA GTTTGGGTATGGTGACTCCAGTGAATGATCTGCGTGGCTCAGACTCCATTTCCTATGACAAGGACGAGAAGTTGCTCCGCTGCAAGCTGGCGGCCTTTTATCGGCTCGCTGACTTGTTCGGCTGGTCCGAGCTCATCTACAACCACATCACA GTCAGGGTGAACTCAGACCAGGAGCGTTTCCTAATTATACCTTTTGGGCTCCTGTACAGTGAAGTCACCGCTTCCAGTCTG GTGAAGATAAACTTTCAAGGTGAGATAGTTGACCGGGGAAGCACCAATCTCGGGGTAAACCAGGCCGGCTTCACTCTCCACTCTGCCATCTACGCTGCACGGCCCGATGTCAAGTGTAtcgtacacatacacacatccgCGGGTGGTGCG GTGTCCGCCATGAAATGCGGCCTGTTGCCCATCTCACCTGAGGCGCTGTCCCTGGGTGAGGTGGCCTATCATGACTACCAAGGCATACTGGTGGATGAGGAAGAAAGTACCCTCATACAGAGGAACCTTGGGCCTAACAGCAAG gTGCTCATTCTGAGGAACCATGGCTTGGTGTCTGTAGGCGAAACAGTGGAGGAAGCTTTCTATTACATCCACAATCTGGTCACTGCCTGTGAGATCCAG GTGCGAACACTGGCCAGCGCTGGAGGGCCAGATAATCTGGTGTTGTTGGACCCAACAAAATACAAGTCCCGCCCACGGGTCCCGGAGCCAGCCGTTGACAGGCCTTCTGCACACCCCAAGTGGCTAGTCGGGGAGCAGGAGTTTGAGGCTCTCATGAGAATGCTCGACAACTTG GGCTATAGGACGGGCTACCCTTACCGCTGCCCAGCATTGCGAGACAAAGCTAAAAAGCACAGTGAAGTGGAGATTGCTCCCTCCACCCATGGTGGTTACTCATACGGGGAGGACAGTGACTCAGGTGCTCGCTCCCCAATGAAACAGAGCTTCCAGCGCGGCCAGCGTGACAAGACCCGCTGGCTCAATGCCAGCGGCCGGCCTGATGAGCCCTGCGAGGATGGGCCCGACGGCAGCAGCCCCAAGTCGAAGCCTAAGGTGTGGACGAACATAACACACGATCACGTCAAACCCTTGCTGCAGTCTCTCTCGTCTGGTGTCTGCGTGCCAAGCTGTATAACCAACTGCTTG TGGACAAAGGAAGACGGACTCCGCCAGTCTGCCGCAGCCAATCAGTTCATCCCAATGAACACCAACCCAAAGGAAGTCCTGGAAATGAGGAATAAG ATCCGGGAGCAGAACCTGCAGGACATAACAACAGCAGGGCCCCAGTCTCAGGTTCTGTGTGCCAGCACCATAGTGGAACGCTCCTTCACCCAG GGGGAGCTAGTGACCGCATCCAAAGCCATCATCGAGAAGGAGTACCAACCCAAGGTTATCGTCAGCAAGCAGGGTCCCAACCCCTTCACAAAACTCACCGACCAGGAGCTGGAGGAGTACCGCAAGGAGGTGGAGCTGAAACAGAAAGGGCCTGAAG TGCAGGGAAGAGACGATAGTAGGGAGGGATCAGCCTCCTATCCTGAGCCTGAAACGCTACCGAGGGGTCGGGCCTCCGTCCCCACACCTCTGCAGTCTTCCACTGAGTCACCCAGCTTAGAGATAGCCCCACCTCCAACTGCCACACCGGCCTCTGAGCGGGGCTCTTCCTCCATTGTTCTTTCCAGTGGGGCTGAGCCACCTCAGGGAGGCACAGACTCTGCAGACGACGTTTTTTCGACAGCAGAGTTTTTTTCAGCTCCAGATTCCCCACACAAGGAGTTCCACTGTGCCGTGGTGCGAGCCCTCAGCAAGGAGCCATTGGTGCTAGCGGCAGCTAAGGCAGAGCAGGCTCCAG ACCTGGAGCAGCTTGAAGAGCCTGAGGAGGAAGAGCGCAAAAGCCAGAAACCCACCACCACTCCACCCAGCACCCCCATCAGAGCAGAGGAAG
- the add1 gene encoding alpha-adducin isoform X7: protein MNGNSGAGVVTAPPPTTAPHKERYFDRVDESSPEYQRERNMAPDLRQDFNMMEQRKRVSMILQSPAFCDELETMIQDQLKKGKTPTSLLALQQIADFMTTSMPSMYPAAPQGGMAALNMSLGMVTPVNDLRGSDSISYDKDEKLLRCKLAAFYRLADLFGWSELIYNHITVRVNSDQERFLIIPFGLLYSEVTASSLVKINFQGEIVDRGSTNLGVNQAGFTLHSAIYAARPDVKCIVHIHTSAGGAVSAMKCGLLPISPEALSLGEVAYHDYQGILVDEEESTLIQRNLGPNSKVLILRNHGLVSVGETVEEAFYYIHNLVTACEIQVRTLASAGGPDNLVLLDPTKYKSRPRVPEPAVDRPSAHPKWLVGEQEFEALMRMLDNLGYRTGYPYRCPALRDKAKKHSEVEIAPSTHGGYSYGEDSDSGARSPMKQSFQRGQRDKTRWLNASGRPDEPCEDGPDGSSPKSKPKVWTNITHDHVKPLLQSLSSGVCVPSCITNCLWTKEDGLRQSAAANQFIPMNTNPKEVLEMRNKIREQNLQDITTAGPQSQVLCASTIVERSFTQRLSIWQDAPLSDCTDTIDGLDVSEGSYSPAKSIRKGELVTASKAIIEKEYQPKVIVSKQGPNPFTKLTDQELEEYRKEVELKQKGPEVQGRDDSREGSASYPEPETLPRGRASVPTPLQSSTESPSLEIAPPPTATPASERGSSSIVLSSGAEPPQGGTDSADDVFSTAEFFSAPDSPHKEFHCAVVRALSKEPLVLAAAKAEQAPDLEQLEEPEEEERKSQKPTTTPPSTPIRAEEDESFTRVQMSQGTALVKISLFK from the exons ATGAACGGCAACTCAGGTGCCGGTGTGGTGACGGCCCCCCCTCCCACCACAGCCCCACACAAGGAGCGGTACTTCGACCGGGTGGATGAGAGCAGCCCGGAGTACCAGAGGGAGAGAAACATGGCACCCGACCTGCGGCAGGACTTCAACATGATGGAGCAGAGGAAGAGGGTCTCCATGATACTACAGAGCCCG GCATTCTGCGATGAGCTGGAGACAATGATCCAGGATCAGCTGAAGAAGGGCAAGACTCCCACGAGCCTGTTGGCTCTGCAGCAGATCGCAGACTTTATGACCACCAGCATGCCTTCCATGTATCCCGCTGCACCTCAGGGAGGCATGGCGGCGCTCAACATGA GTTTGGGTATGGTGACTCCAGTGAATGATCTGCGTGGCTCAGACTCCATTTCCTATGACAAGGACGAGAAGTTGCTCCGCTGCAAGCTGGCGGCCTTTTATCGGCTCGCTGACTTGTTCGGCTGGTCCGAGCTCATCTACAACCACATCACA GTCAGGGTGAACTCAGACCAGGAGCGTTTCCTAATTATACCTTTTGGGCTCCTGTACAGTGAAGTCACCGCTTCCAGTCTG GTGAAGATAAACTTTCAAGGTGAGATAGTTGACCGGGGAAGCACCAATCTCGGGGTAAACCAGGCCGGCTTCACTCTCCACTCTGCCATCTACGCTGCACGGCCCGATGTCAAGTGTAtcgtacacatacacacatccgCGGGTGGTGCG GTGTCCGCCATGAAATGCGGCCTGTTGCCCATCTCACCTGAGGCGCTGTCCCTGGGTGAGGTGGCCTATCATGACTACCAAGGCATACTGGTGGATGAGGAAGAAAGTACCCTCATACAGAGGAACCTTGGGCCTAACAGCAAG gTGCTCATTCTGAGGAACCATGGCTTGGTGTCTGTAGGCGAAACAGTGGAGGAAGCTTTCTATTACATCCACAATCTGGTCACTGCCTGTGAGATCCAG GTGCGAACACTGGCCAGCGCTGGAGGGCCAGATAATCTGGTGTTGTTGGACCCAACAAAATACAAGTCCCGCCCACGGGTCCCGGAGCCAGCCGTTGACAGGCCTTCTGCACACCCCAAGTGGCTAGTCGGGGAGCAGGAGTTTGAGGCTCTCATGAGAATGCTCGACAACTTG GGCTATAGGACGGGCTACCCTTACCGCTGCCCAGCATTGCGAGACAAAGCTAAAAAGCACAGTGAAGTGGAGATTGCTCCCTCCACCCATGGTGGTTACTCATACGGGGAGGACAGTGACTCAGGTGCTCGCTCCCCAATGAAACAGAGCTTCCAGCGCGGCCAGCGTGACAAGACCCGCTGGCTCAATGCCAGCGGCCGGCCTGATGAGCCCTGCGAGGATGGGCCCGACGGCAGCAGCCCCAAGTCGAAGCCTAAGGTGTGGACGAACATAACACACGATCACGTCAAACCCTTGCTGCAGTCTCTCTCGTCTGGTGTCTGCGTGCCAAGCTGTATAACCAACTGCTTG TGGACAAAGGAAGACGGACTCCGCCAGTCTGCCGCAGCCAATCAGTTCATCCCAATGAACACCAACCCAAAGGAAGTCCTGGAAATGAGGAATAAG ATCCGGGAGCAGAACCTGCAGGACATAACAACAGCAGGGCCCCAGTCTCAGGTTCTGTGTGCCAGCACCATAGTGGAACGCTCCTTCACCCAG AGATTGTCAATCTGGCAG GACGCCCCTCTGTCTGACTGTACAGACACTATTGATGGCCTCGATGTGTCCGAGGGTTCCTATAGTCCTGCTAAATCAATTAGAAAG GGGGAGCTAGTGACCGCATCCAAAGCCATCATCGAGAAGGAGTACCAACCCAAGGTTATCGTCAGCAAGCAGGGTCCCAACCCCTTCACAAAACTCACCGACCAGGAGCTGGAGGAGTACCGCAAGGAGGTGGAGCTGAAACAGAAAGGGCCTGAAG TGCAGGGAAGAGACGATAGTAGGGAGGGATCAGCCTCCTATCCTGAGCCTGAAACGCTACCGAGGGGTCGGGCCTCCGTCCCCACACCTCTGCAGTCTTCCACTGAGTCACCCAGCTTAGAGATAGCCCCACCTCCAACTGCCACACCGGCCTCTGAGCGGGGCTCTTCCTCCATTGTTCTTTCCAGTGGGGCTGAGCCACCTCAGGGAGGCACAGACTCTGCAGACGACGTTTTTTCGACAGCAGAGTTTTTTTCAGCTCCAGATTCCCCACACAAGGAGTTCCACTGTGCCGTGGTGCGAGCCCTCAGCAAGGAGCCATTGGTGCTAGCGGCAGCTAAGGCAGAGCAGGCTCCAG ACCTGGAGCAGCTTGAAGAGCCTGAGGAGGAAGAGCGCAAAAGCCAGAAACCCACCACCACTCCACCCAGCACCCCCATCAGAGCAGAGGAAG
- the add1 gene encoding alpha-adducin isoform X26, whose translation MNGNSGAGVVTAPPPTTAPHKERYFDRVDESSPEYQRERNMAPDLRQDFNMMEQRKRVSMILQSPAFCDELETMIQDQLKKGKTPTSLLALQQIADFMTTSMPSMYPAAPQGGMAALNMSLGMVTPVNDLRGSDSISYDKDEKLLRCKLAAFYRLADLFGWSELIYNHITVRVNSDQERFLIIPFGLLYSEVTASSLVKINFQGEIVDRGSTNLGVNQAGFTLHSAIYAARPDVKCIVHIHTSAGGAVSAMKCGLLPISPEALSLGEVAYHDYQGILVDEEESTLIQRNLGPNSKVLILRNHGLVSVGETVEEAFYYIHNLVTACEIQVRTLASAGGPDNLVLLDPTKYKSRPRVPEPAVDRPSAHPKWLVGEQEFEALMRMLDNLGYRTGYPYRCPALRDKAKKHSEVEIAPSTHGGYSYGEDSDSGARSPMKQSFQRGQRDKTRWLNASGRPDEPCEDGPDGSSPKSKPKVWTNITHDHVKPLLQSLSSGVCVPSCITNCLWTKEDGLRQSAAANQFIPMNTNPKEVLEMRNKIREQNLQDITTAGPQSQVLCASTIVERSFTQDAPLSDCTDTIDGLDVSEGSYSPAKSIRKGELVTASKAIIEKEYQPKVIVSKQGPNPFTKLTDQELEEYRKEVELKQKGPEVQGRDDSREGSASYPEPETLPRGRASVPTPLQSSTESPSLEIAPPPTATPASERGSSSIVLSSGAEPPQGGTDSADDVFSTAEFFSAPDSPHKEFHCAVVRALSKEPLVLAAAKAEQAPDLEQLEEPEEEERKSQKPTTTPPSTPIRAEEGDGNTKEYLLP comes from the exons ATGAACGGCAACTCAGGTGCCGGTGTGGTGACGGCCCCCCCTCCCACCACAGCCCCACACAAGGAGCGGTACTTCGACCGGGTGGATGAGAGCAGCCCGGAGTACCAGAGGGAGAGAAACATGGCACCCGACCTGCGGCAGGACTTCAACATGATGGAGCAGAGGAAGAGGGTCTCCATGATACTACAGAGCCCG GCATTCTGCGATGAGCTGGAGACAATGATCCAGGATCAGCTGAAGAAGGGCAAGACTCCCACGAGCCTGTTGGCTCTGCAGCAGATCGCAGACTTTATGACCACCAGCATGCCTTCCATGTATCCCGCTGCACCTCAGGGAGGCATGGCGGCGCTCAACATGA GTTTGGGTATGGTGACTCCAGTGAATGATCTGCGTGGCTCAGACTCCATTTCCTATGACAAGGACGAGAAGTTGCTCCGCTGCAAGCTGGCGGCCTTTTATCGGCTCGCTGACTTGTTCGGCTGGTCCGAGCTCATCTACAACCACATCACA GTCAGGGTGAACTCAGACCAGGAGCGTTTCCTAATTATACCTTTTGGGCTCCTGTACAGTGAAGTCACCGCTTCCAGTCTG GTGAAGATAAACTTTCAAGGTGAGATAGTTGACCGGGGAAGCACCAATCTCGGGGTAAACCAGGCCGGCTTCACTCTCCACTCTGCCATCTACGCTGCACGGCCCGATGTCAAGTGTAtcgtacacatacacacatccgCGGGTGGTGCG GTGTCCGCCATGAAATGCGGCCTGTTGCCCATCTCACCTGAGGCGCTGTCCCTGGGTGAGGTGGCCTATCATGACTACCAAGGCATACTGGTGGATGAGGAAGAAAGTACCCTCATACAGAGGAACCTTGGGCCTAACAGCAAG gTGCTCATTCTGAGGAACCATGGCTTGGTGTCTGTAGGCGAAACAGTGGAGGAAGCTTTCTATTACATCCACAATCTGGTCACTGCCTGTGAGATCCAG GTGCGAACACTGGCCAGCGCTGGAGGGCCAGATAATCTGGTGTTGTTGGACCCAACAAAATACAAGTCCCGCCCACGGGTCCCGGAGCCAGCCGTTGACAGGCCTTCTGCACACCCCAAGTGGCTAGTCGGGGAGCAGGAGTTTGAGGCTCTCATGAGAATGCTCGACAACTTG GGCTATAGGACGGGCTACCCTTACCGCTGCCCAGCATTGCGAGACAAAGCTAAAAAGCACAGTGAAGTGGAGATTGCTCCCTCCACCCATGGTGGTTACTCATACGGGGAGGACAGTGACTCAGGTGCTCGCTCCCCAATGAAACAGAGCTTCCAGCGCGGCCAGCGTGACAAGACCCGCTGGCTCAATGCCAGCGGCCGGCCTGATGAGCCCTGCGAGGATGGGCCCGACGGCAGCAGCCCCAAGTCGAAGCCTAAGGTGTGGACGAACATAACACACGATCACGTCAAACCCTTGCTGCAGTCTCTCTCGTCTGGTGTCTGCGTGCCAAGCTGTATAACCAACTGCTTG TGGACAAAGGAAGACGGACTCCGCCAGTCTGCCGCAGCCAATCAGTTCATCCCAATGAACACCAACCCAAAGGAAGTCCTGGAAATGAGGAATAAG ATCCGGGAGCAGAACCTGCAGGACATAACAACAGCAGGGCCCCAGTCTCAGGTTCTGTGTGCCAGCACCATAGTGGAACGCTCCTTCACCCAG GACGCCCCTCTGTCTGACTGTACAGACACTATTGATGGCCTCGATGTGTCCGAGGGTTCCTATAGTCCTGCTAAATCAATTAGAAAG GGGGAGCTAGTGACCGCATCCAAAGCCATCATCGAGAAGGAGTACCAACCCAAGGTTATCGTCAGCAAGCAGGGTCCCAACCCCTTCACAAAACTCACCGACCAGGAGCTGGAGGAGTACCGCAAGGAGGTGGAGCTGAAACAGAAAGGGCCTGAAG TGCAGGGAAGAGACGATAGTAGGGAGGGATCAGCCTCCTATCCTGAGCCTGAAACGCTACCGAGGGGTCGGGCCTCCGTCCCCACACCTCTGCAGTCTTCCACTGAGTCACCCAGCTTAGAGATAGCCCCACCTCCAACTGCCACACCGGCCTCTGAGCGGGGCTCTTCCTCCATTGTTCTTTCCAGTGGGGCTGAGCCACCTCAGGGAGGCACAGACTCTGCAGACGACGTTTTTTCGACAGCAGAGTTTTTTTCAGCTCCAGATTCCCCACACAAGGAGTTCCACTGTGCCGTGGTGCGAGCCCTCAGCAAGGAGCCATTGGTGCTAGCGGCAGCTAAGGCAGAGCAGGCTCCAG ACCTGGAGCAGCTTGAAGAGCCTGAGGAGGAAGAGCGCAAAAGCCAGAAACCCACCACCACTCCACCCAGCACCCCCATCAGAGCAGAGGAAG
- the add1 gene encoding alpha-adducin isoform X19, whose amino-acid sequence MNGNSGAGVVTAPPPTTAPHKERYFDRVDESSPEYQRERNMAPDLRQDFNMMEQRKRVSMILQSPAFCDELETMIQDQLKKGKTPTSLLALQQIADFMTTSMPSMYPAAPQGGMAALNMSLGMVTPVNDLRGSDSISYDKDEKLLRCKLAAFYRLADLFGWSELIYNHITVRVNSDQERFLIIPFGLLYSEVTASSLVKINFQGEIVDRGSTNLGVNQAGFTLHSAIYAARPDVKCIVHIHTSAGGAVSAMKCGLLPISPEALSLGEVAYHDYQGILVDEEESTLIQRNLGPNSKVLILRNHGLVSVGETVEEAFYYIHNLVTACEIQVRTLASAGGPDNLVLLDPTKYKSRPRVPEPAVDRPSAHPKWLVGEQEFEALMRMLDNLGYRTGYPYRCPALRDKAKKHSEVEIAPSTHGGYSYGEDSDSGARSPMKQSFQRGQRDKTRWLNASGRPDEPCEDGPDGSSPKSKPKVWTNITHDHVKPLLQSLSSGVCVPSCITNCLWTKEDGLRQSAAANQFIPMNTNPKEVLEMRNKIREQNLQDITTAGPQSQVLCASTIVERSFTQRLSIWQDAPLSDCTDTIDGLDVSEGSYSPAKSIRKGELVTASKAIIEKEYQPKVIVSKQGPNPFTKLTDQELEEYRKEVELKQKGPEESLCLSIYTHTHTHLTQCREETIVGRDQPPILSLKRYRGVGPPSPHLCSLPLSHPA is encoded by the exons ATGAACGGCAACTCAGGTGCCGGTGTGGTGACGGCCCCCCCTCCCACCACAGCCCCACACAAGGAGCGGTACTTCGACCGGGTGGATGAGAGCAGCCCGGAGTACCAGAGGGAGAGAAACATGGCACCCGACCTGCGGCAGGACTTCAACATGATGGAGCAGAGGAAGAGGGTCTCCATGATACTACAGAGCCCG GCATTCTGCGATGAGCTGGAGACAATGATCCAGGATCAGCTGAAGAAGGGCAAGACTCCCACGAGCCTGTTGGCTCTGCAGCAGATCGCAGACTTTATGACCACCAGCATGCCTTCCATGTATCCCGCTGCACCTCAGGGAGGCATGGCGGCGCTCAACATGA GTTTGGGTATGGTGACTCCAGTGAATGATCTGCGTGGCTCAGACTCCATTTCCTATGACAAGGACGAGAAGTTGCTCCGCTGCAAGCTGGCGGCCTTTTATCGGCTCGCTGACTTGTTCGGCTGGTCCGAGCTCATCTACAACCACATCACA GTCAGGGTGAACTCAGACCAGGAGCGTTTCCTAATTATACCTTTTGGGCTCCTGTACAGTGAAGTCACCGCTTCCAGTCTG GTGAAGATAAACTTTCAAGGTGAGATAGTTGACCGGGGAAGCACCAATCTCGGGGTAAACCAGGCCGGCTTCACTCTCCACTCTGCCATCTACGCTGCACGGCCCGATGTCAAGTGTAtcgtacacatacacacatccgCGGGTGGTGCG GTGTCCGCCATGAAATGCGGCCTGTTGCCCATCTCACCTGAGGCGCTGTCCCTGGGTGAGGTGGCCTATCATGACTACCAAGGCATACTGGTGGATGAGGAAGAAAGTACCCTCATACAGAGGAACCTTGGGCCTAACAGCAAG gTGCTCATTCTGAGGAACCATGGCTTGGTGTCTGTAGGCGAAACAGTGGAGGAAGCTTTCTATTACATCCACAATCTGGTCACTGCCTGTGAGATCCAG GTGCGAACACTGGCCAGCGCTGGAGGGCCAGATAATCTGGTGTTGTTGGACCCAACAAAATACAAGTCCCGCCCACGGGTCCCGGAGCCAGCCGTTGACAGGCCTTCTGCACACCCCAAGTGGCTAGTCGGGGAGCAGGAGTTTGAGGCTCTCATGAGAATGCTCGACAACTTG GGCTATAGGACGGGCTACCCTTACCGCTGCCCAGCATTGCGAGACAAAGCTAAAAAGCACAGTGAAGTGGAGATTGCTCCCTCCACCCATGGTGGTTACTCATACGGGGAGGACAGTGACTCAGGTGCTCGCTCCCCAATGAAACAGAGCTTCCAGCGCGGCCAGCGTGACAAGACCCGCTGGCTCAATGCCAGCGGCCGGCCTGATGAGCCCTGCGAGGATGGGCCCGACGGCAGCAGCCCCAAGTCGAAGCCTAAGGTGTGGACGAACATAACACACGATCACGTCAAACCCTTGCTGCAGTCTCTCTCGTCTGGTGTCTGCGTGCCAAGCTGTATAACCAACTGCTTG TGGACAAAGGAAGACGGACTCCGCCAGTCTGCCGCAGCCAATCAGTTCATCCCAATGAACACCAACCCAAAGGAAGTCCTGGAAATGAGGAATAAG ATCCGGGAGCAGAACCTGCAGGACATAACAACAGCAGGGCCCCAGTCTCAGGTTCTGTGTGCCAGCACCATAGTGGAACGCTCCTTCACCCAG AGATTGTCAATCTGGCAG GACGCCCCTCTGTCTGACTGTACAGACACTATTGATGGCCTCGATGTGTCCGAGGGTTCCTATAGTCCTGCTAAATCAATTAGAAAG GGGGAGCTAGTGACCGCATCCAAAGCCATCATCGAGAAGGAGTACCAACCCAAGGTTATCGTCAGCAAGCAGGGTCCCAACCCCTTCACAAAACTCACCGACCAGGAGCTGGAGGAGTACCGCAAGGAGGTGGAGCTGAAACAGAAAGGGCCTGAAG AATCACTTTGTCTctccatatacacacacacacacacacacttgacacAGTGCAGGGAAGAGACGATAGTAGGGAGGGATCAGCCTCCTATCCTGAGCCTGAAACGCTACCGAGGGGTCGGGCCTCCGTCCCCACACCTCTGCAGTCTTCCACTGAGTCACCCAGCTTAG